In Schlegelella aquatica, one DNA window encodes the following:
- a CDS encoding ABC transporter substrate-binding protein — translation MTDDDPPALTRRAVHRGGLALALGAVLPPAGAASRARAREAPGPATPRQVLRYAFNVAESGFDPAQISDLYSRIIAGHIFEAPLAYDYLARPALLVPRTALALPEVADDFRSFTFRIRPGIHFADDPAFGGRARELTAHDYVYAIKRHYDPRWKSPSLYVLENAQVLGMDRVRRDAVEGRRPFDYDREVEGLKALDRYTFRVRLAKPAPRFAHLFADHATMGAVAREVVEAHGDRIAEHPVGTGPFRLVQWRRSSFMALERNPRFREMRFEARPAPDDAEGQALLARLQGRRLPLLDRVEISIIEESQPRWLAFLNGEIDLVDVPLEFAHIAVPNGRLAPHLAKRGVRMTRQVAPDITVTYFQMEHPVVGGYTPQKVALRRAISLAYDVGEEIRQVRRGQALPAQGPIPPLTFGHDPAIVSEMSEFNRAKARALLDLYGYVDRDGDGWREQPDGQPLVLELASGSDLQARQFQELWKKHMDAVGLRMRFRIAQWPEQLKLSRAGKLMMWGVGYSATSPDGEDMLSMAYGPNAGSANHARFALPAFDRLYERIQVLPDGDERARLMHEASRLMIAYMPYKVHTHRIRTTLVQPWVKGVRPHPFARDFWQYVEVQPRPAASG, via the coding sequence GTGACCGACGACGACCCGCCCGCCCTCACGCGCCGCGCCGTGCACCGCGGCGGGCTCGCGCTCGCCCTGGGCGCCGTGCTGCCCCCGGCCGGGGCCGCCAGCCGTGCGCGCGCCCGCGAAGCGCCCGGCCCCGCCACGCCGCGCCAGGTGCTGCGCTACGCCTTCAACGTGGCCGAGAGCGGCTTCGACCCGGCGCAGATCTCGGACCTGTACTCGCGCATCATCGCGGGCCACATCTTCGAGGCGCCGCTCGCCTACGACTACCTCGCGCGCCCGGCGCTGCTGGTGCCGCGCACGGCCCTCGCGCTGCCTGAGGTGGCGGACGACTTCCGCAGCTTCACCTTCCGCATCCGCCCGGGCATCCACTTCGCCGACGACCCGGCCTTCGGTGGCCGGGCGCGCGAGCTGACCGCGCACGACTACGTCTATGCCATCAAGCGCCACTACGACCCGCGCTGGAAGAGCCCTTCGCTGTACGTGCTGGAGAACGCGCAGGTGCTGGGCATGGACCGCGTGCGGCGCGACGCGGTGGAGGGCCGCCGGCCCTTCGACTACGACCGCGAGGTCGAGGGCCTGAAGGCGCTGGACCGCTACACCTTCCGCGTGCGGCTGGCCAAGCCGGCGCCGCGGTTCGCACACCTCTTCGCCGACCACGCCACGATGGGGGCGGTGGCGCGCGAGGTCGTCGAAGCCCATGGCGATCGCATCGCCGAGCATCCGGTGGGCACCGGGCCGTTTCGTCTCGTGCAGTGGCGGCGCTCGTCCTTCATGGCGCTGGAGCGCAATCCGCGCTTTCGCGAGATGCGCTTCGAGGCGCGGCCCGCGCCGGACGACGCCGAGGGCCAGGCGCTGCTCGCGCGACTGCAGGGGCGGCGCCTGCCGCTGCTCGACCGCGTCGAAATCTCCATCATCGAGGAGTCGCAGCCGCGCTGGCTCGCGTTCCTCAATGGCGAGATCGATCTCGTGGACGTGCCGCTGGAGTTCGCGCACATCGCGGTGCCCAACGGCCGGCTCGCGCCGCATCTGGCCAAGCGCGGCGTGCGCATGACGCGCCAGGTCGCGCCCGACATCACGGTCACCTACTTCCAGATGGAGCATCCGGTGGTGGGCGGCTACACGCCGCAGAAGGTGGCGCTGCGCCGCGCCATTTCGCTGGCCTACGACGTGGGCGAGGAGATCCGGCAGGTGCGCCGCGGCCAGGCGTTGCCGGCGCAGGGGCCCATTCCGCCGCTGACCTTCGGCCACGACCCGGCGATCGTGAGCGAGATGAGCGAGTTCAACCGCGCCAAGGCGCGCGCGCTGCTCGACTTGTACGGCTACGTCGACCGCGACGGCGACGGGTGGCGCGAGCAGCCCGACGGGCAGCCGCTGGTGCTGGAGCTGGCCTCGGGCTCGGACTTGCAGGCGCGGCAGTTCCAGGAGCTGTGGAAGAAGCACATGGACGCGGTGGGCCTGCGGATGCGCTTTCGCATCGCGCAGTGGCCCGAGCAGCTCAAGCTCTCGCGCGCCGGCAAGCTGATGATGTGGGGCGTGGGCTACTCGGCCACCTCGCCCGATGGCGAGGACATGCTCTCGATGGCCTACGGCCCCAACGCCGGCAGCGCCAACCATGCCCGTTTCGCGCTGCCTGCCTTCGACCGGCTGTACGAGCGCATCCAGGTGCTGCCCGATGGCGACGAACGCGCCCGCCTGATGCACGAGGCGAGCCGGCTGATGATCGCCTACATGCCCTACAAGGTGCACACGCACCGCATCCGCACGACGCTCGTGCAGCCCTGGGTGAAGGGCGTGCGGCCGCATCCTTTTGCGCGCGACTTCTGGCAGTACGTGGAGGTGCAGCCGCGCCCCGCGGCGAGCGGCTGA
- a CDS encoding flavin reductase family protein, translating to MTPPRRAAAPTFSSLQFRQALGMFATGVTVVTARDADGRLIGLTANSFNSVSLEPPLVLWSLALRAGSMPVFARGSHYAINILAADQVELAERFASKNVDRFAGVAWRPGLAGAPVLEGAAAVFECFNRSQYEEGDHVIFVGEVEHCTRREGASPLIFHGGRYYTELPLGPR from the coding sequence GTGACGCCCCCTCGCCGAGCCGCCGCGCCTACGTTCTCGTCCTTGCAGTTCCGCCAGGCGCTCGGCATGTTCGCCACCGGCGTGACGGTCGTGACCGCGCGCGACGCCGACGGGCGGCTCATCGGGCTCACCGCGAACTCGTTCAACTCGGTGTCGCTCGAGCCGCCGCTGGTGCTGTGGAGCCTCGCGCTGCGCGCAGGCTCCATGCCGGTGTTCGCACGGGGCTCGCACTACGCGATCAACATCCTCGCGGCCGACCAGGTCGAGCTCGCCGAGCGCTTCGCCAGCAAGAACGTGGACCGCTTCGCCGGCGTGGCCTGGCGCCCGGGCCTGGCCGGCGCACCCGTGCTGGAGGGCGCCGCGGCGGTCTTCGAGTGCTTCAACCGCAGCCAGTACGAGGAGGGCGACCACGTCATCTTCGTCGGCGAGGTCGAGCACTGCACCCGCCGCGAGGGGGCCTCGCCGCTCATCTTCCACGGCGGGCGCTACTACACCGAGTTGCCGCTCGGCCCGCGTTGA
- the trxC gene encoding thioredoxin TrxC — translation MHIACPHCHSLNRVPDERLGEQPHCGRCKQPLLPGAPAELGDADFESVVGRTELPLLIDFWAPWCGPCRAMAPHFEQAAQALQGRVQCFKVNSDDNPKASVRYRIRSIPTLVLMRGGQEIARHSGAMSARDLLRWVETQLGAA, via the coding sequence ATGCACATCGCCTGCCCCCACTGCCACAGCCTCAACCGCGTGCCCGACGAGCGTCTGGGCGAGCAGCCGCACTGCGGCCGCTGCAAACAACCGCTGCTGCCCGGCGCGCCCGCGGAGTTGGGCGACGCGGATTTCGAATCGGTGGTCGGCCGCACCGAGTTGCCGTTGCTGATCGACTTCTGGGCGCCGTGGTGCGGTCCTTGCCGGGCGATGGCACCTCACTTCGAGCAAGCCGCGCAGGCGCTGCAAGGGCGCGTGCAGTGCTTCAAGGTCAACAGCGACGACAACCCGAAGGCCTCCGTGCGATATCGCATCCGCAGCATCCCGACGCTGGTGCTGATGCGCGGCGGCCAGGAGATCGCGCGGCACTCGGGCGCCATGAGCGCGCGCGACCTGCTGCGGTGGGTCGAGACCCAGCTCGGCGCCGCCTGA
- a CDS encoding DMT family transporter — protein MTDRRAHLDSRAVVLLLACCLLWGLQQIVAKATLPSMPPMAQAAVRSLVAAAAVSAWSAWRGIPLFQRDGTGAAGLLAGLLFAGEFLCIYVGLGYTTASRLVVLLYLSPFVVAAGMPFISRAERLAPLQVGGLVLGFGAVVVAFSEGWGVAGQGQRWVGDLLAVLAAVLWGATTLAIRATRLASASAEKTLFYQLAVSAIALGVASPLAGEAWPARWGAALWGSLFFQSIVVAFASYLVWFWLVRHYPATRLASFTFLTPLFGLLFGWLLLGETVTPRLVAALAGVATGIWLVNRRTVPRRD, from the coding sequence ATGACCGACCGCCGCGCCCATCTCGACTCCCGTGCCGTCGTGCTGCTGCTGGCTTGCTGCCTGTTGTGGGGCCTGCAGCAGATCGTCGCCAAAGCCACGCTGCCCTCGATGCCGCCCATGGCGCAGGCCGCGGTCCGTTCCTTGGTCGCGGCGGCGGCGGTGTCGGCCTGGTCGGCGTGGCGAGGCATCCCGCTCTTCCAGCGTGACGGCACGGGGGCGGCCGGCCTGCTGGCGGGCCTGCTGTTCGCGGGGGAGTTCCTCTGCATCTACGTCGGCCTGGGCTACACCACCGCGTCCCGGCTGGTGGTGCTGCTGTACCTGTCGCCTTTCGTCGTGGCGGCCGGCATGCCGTTCATCAGCCGTGCGGAGCGGCTGGCGCCTTTGCAGGTGGGCGGGTTGGTGCTGGGGTTCGGCGCGGTCGTGGTGGCCTTCAGCGAGGGCTGGGGCGTGGCCGGGCAGGGCCAGCGCTGGGTGGGCGACCTGCTCGCCGTGCTGGCGGCCGTGCTGTGGGGTGCGACCACCCTCGCGATCCGCGCCACGCGCCTGGCCAGCGCCTCGGCCGAAAAGACGCTCTTCTACCAACTGGCGGTCTCGGCGATCGCGCTGGGCGTGGCCTCCCCGCTGGCGGGCGAGGCGTGGCCCGCCCGCTGGGGGGCGGCGCTGTGGGGCTCGCTTTTCTTCCAGTCGATCGTGGTGGCCTTCGCCAGCTACCTGGTGTGGTTCTGGCTCGTCCGGCACTACCCGGCGACGCGGCTCGCGTCGTTCACCTTCCTCACGCCCCTGTTCGGCCTGCTGTTCGGCTGGTTGCTGCTCGGTGAAACGGTCACGCCGCGTCTGGTCGCGGCACTGGCAGGGGTGGCCACGGGCATCTGGTTGGTCAACCGCAGAACGGTGCCCCGGCGCGATTGA